The Pseudomonas azadiae genome contains a region encoding:
- a CDS encoding dodecin translates to MTDHHTYKKVELVGSSTTTIEDAIQNALAEASKSLKHLEWFEVTETRGHIEDGKVAHYQVTLKVGFRIASS, encoded by the coding sequence ATGACCGATCATCACACCTACAAGAAAGTCGAACTGGTGGGCTCGTCCACCACCACAATCGAAGATGCGATCCAGAATGCCCTGGCTGAAGCCAGCAAGAGCCTCAAGCACCTGGAATGGTTTGAAGTGACTGAAACCCGTGGGCATATCGAAGACGGCAAGGTTGCCCACTATCAGGTCACGCTCAAGGTGGGATTCCGAATTGCCAGCAGTTGA
- a CDS encoding OsmC family protein, giving the protein MSIVKKASAHWEGDLKTGVGSISTETGVLREAPYGFKARFEGGKGTNPEELIGAAHAGCFSMAFSMILGDAGLKADSIDTQAEVTLDQVEGGFAITAVKLILKAKIPGASQAQFDELSKKAKEGCPVSKVLNATITLDATLVS; this is encoded by the coding sequence ATGAGTATCGTTAAAAAAGCATCCGCGCATTGGGAAGGCGATCTGAAGACTGGTGTGGGTTCCATCTCCACCGAAACCGGCGTGCTGCGTGAAGCGCCCTACGGCTTCAAGGCCCGTTTCGAAGGCGGTAAGGGCACCAACCCGGAAGAACTGATCGGAGCGGCCCACGCCGGTTGTTTCTCCATGGCGTTTTCCATGATTCTCGGTGATGCCGGGCTCAAGGCTGACAGCATCGACACCCAGGCCGAGGTGACCCTGGACCAAGTGGAAGGCGGCTTTGCCATCACTGCCGTGAAGCTGATCCTCAAGGCCAAGATTCCAGGCGCGAGCCAGGCGCAGTTCGATGAGCTGAGCAAAAAGGCCAAGGAAGGGTGCCCGGTGTCCAAAGTGCTGAATGCAACCATCACCCTGGATGCCACCCTGGTTAGCTGA
- a CDS encoding PA0061/PA0062 family lipoprotein has translation MRQLLLPVVALFLSACTTTPVPPRDPQQAWVDFTTPTPGAKMVMAQRLDGKNLDDGRYFQMPPGPHELMVRFDFEVPAGGGLGGLSQTMYRTCFMTLAYDHFQAGQRYVLEGRSLAFTPNIRLYDSARQLLAQERSVNCI, from the coding sequence ATGCGCCAGCTATTGCTTCCCGTCGTTGCCCTGTTCCTCAGTGCCTGCACCACAACCCCCGTACCGCCGAGGGATCCGCAACAGGCCTGGGTCGATTTCACCACCCCGACGCCGGGGGCGAAGATGGTGATGGCGCAGCGTCTGGATGGAAAAAACCTCGACGACGGGCGTTATTTCCAGATGCCGCCCGGCCCTCATGAACTGATGGTGCGCTTTGACTTCGAAGTGCCTGCCGGCGGCGGTTTGGGCGGGCTCAGCCAGACGATGTACCGCACCTGCTTCATGACCCTGGCGTACGACCATTTCCAGGCCGGCCAGCGCTATGTGCTGGAAGGCCGCTCGCTGGCCTTCACACCCAATATCCGGTTATACGATTCGGCGCGTCAGTTATTGGCGCAAGAGCGCAGCGTCAACTGCATCTGA
- a CDS encoding MFS transporter produces MHPESLTGQAPLVTPTRKRFFIMVLLFITVVINYLDRSNLSIAAPALTSDLGIDPVHVGLIFSAFGWTYAAMQIPGGWLVDRVPPRILYTAALLLWSIATVMLGFAASFIALFVLRMAVGALEAPAYPINSRVVTTWFPERERATAIGVYTSGQFVGLAFLTPVLAWLQHAFGWHMVFVATGGVGIVWALIWYAVYREPKDFKGANAAEIELIREGGGLVDMQEKTTKAPFSWVDLGIVLSKRKLWGIYLGQFCLNSTLWFFLTWFPTYLVKYRGMDFIKSGLLASLPFLAAFVGVLCSGIFSDWLIRRGASVGFARKLPIIGGLLISTAIIGANYVDSTAWVIAFLALAFFGNGLASITWSLVSTLAPARLLGLTGGVFNFIGNLSAIATPIVIGFLASGDSFAPAITYIAVLALLGALSYILLVGKVERIEL; encoded by the coding sequence ATGCACCCTGAATCCCTCACCGGGCAGGCTCCTTTAGTCACGCCTACCCGAAAGCGTTTTTTCATCATGGTGCTGCTGTTCATCACCGTGGTGATCAACTACCTCGACCGCAGCAACCTGTCGATTGCCGCCCCGGCGCTGACCAGCGACCTGGGCATCGACCCGGTGCACGTCGGGCTGATCTTCTCGGCCTTCGGCTGGACCTACGCCGCCATGCAGATCCCCGGTGGCTGGCTGGTGGACCGCGTACCGCCGCGCATTCTCTACACCGCTGCGCTGTTGCTGTGGTCCATCGCCACCGTGATGCTCGGCTTCGCCGCCAGCTTTATCGCGCTGTTCGTGCTGCGCATGGCGGTGGGTGCGTTGGAAGCCCCGGCGTATCCGATCAACAGCCGCGTGGTCACTACCTGGTTTCCCGAGCGCGAGCGCGCCACGGCGATTGGTGTGTACACCTCGGGGCAGTTTGTCGGCCTGGCGTTTCTCACGCCGGTTTTGGCCTGGCTGCAACACGCGTTTGGCTGGCACATGGTGTTTGTCGCCACCGGCGGCGTGGGAATTGTGTGGGCGCTGATCTGGTATGCGGTGTATCGCGAACCCAAGGATTTCAAAGGCGCCAACGCGGCTGAAATCGAGCTGATCCGCGAAGGCGGTGGCCTGGTGGACATGCAGGAAAAAACCACCAAGGCGCCGTTCAGTTGGGTCGACCTGGGCATCGTGTTGAGCAAACGCAAACTCTGGGGCATCTACCTGGGGCAGTTCTGCCTGAACTCCACGCTGTGGTTTTTCCTGACCTGGTTCCCAACCTACCTGGTGAAATATCGCGGCATGGACTTCATCAAGTCCGGCCTGCTGGCGTCGCTGCCGTTCCTGGCGGCGTTCGTCGGCGTGCTGTGCTCGGGGATCTTTTCCGATTGGCTGATTCGTCGCGGCGCGTCGGTGGGGTTTGCGCGCAAGTTGCCGATCATTGGCGGCTTGCTGATTTCCACGGCGATCATCGGCGCCAACTACGTGGACTCGACGGCCTGGGTGATCGCGTTCCTGGCGCTGGCGTTCTTTGGTAACGGCTTGGCGTCGATCACCTGGTCGCTGGTGTCGACCCTGGCACCGGCGCGGCTGCTGGGCCTGACCGGTGGGGTGTTCAACTTCATCGGCAATCTGTCGGCGATAGCCACGCCGATCGTGATTGGCTTCTTGGCCAGTGGCGATTCGTTTGCGCCGGCGATTACCTATATCGCGGTGCTGGCGTTGCTGGGGGCACTGTCCTACATATTGCTGGTGGGCAAGGTCGAGCGGATCGAGTTGTAA
- a CDS encoding LysR family transcriptional regulator, protein MSRDLPPLNALRAFEATARLNSVSQAAEQLHVTHGAVSRQLKVLEAHVGVSLFIKDGRGLKLTDSGIRLRDVSAEAFERLRDVCAELTQASADAPFVLGCSGSLLARWLIPRLGRLNADLPDLRLHLSAGDGDLDPRRPGLDALLLFAEPPWPADMQVFELASERIGPVMSPRFAGYERLRQAPAAALCSEALLHTTSRPQAWPSWAQQHGIAPGALKHGQGFEHLYYLLEAAVAGLGVAIAPQPLVAEDVRAGRLVAPWGFSETPAHLALWLPKRAADGRAGHLAQWLKAELLRQPL, encoded by the coding sequence ATGAGCCGAGACCTTCCACCCCTTAATGCGCTGCGCGCGTTTGAAGCCACCGCGCGGCTCAACAGCGTCAGCCAGGCAGCCGAGCAATTGCACGTCACTCACGGCGCCGTCAGCCGCCAGTTGAAGGTGTTGGAAGCACACGTGGGTGTCAGCCTTTTTATCAAGGATGGACGCGGCCTTAAACTCACAGATTCCGGTATCCGTTTACGCGATGTCAGCGCCGAGGCGTTTGAGCGATTAAGGGATGTGTGTGCAGAACTGACCCAGGCCAGCGCCGACGCGCCCTTCGTACTCGGCTGCTCGGGCAGTTTGTTGGCGCGCTGGTTGATTCCGCGCCTGGGTCGCTTGAATGCGGACCTGCCGGACCTGCGCCTGCACCTTTCGGCGGGTGACGGTGACCTTGACCCCCGGCGGCCGGGTCTCGATGCCCTGCTGCTGTTCGCCGAGCCGCCATGGCCGGCGGACATGCAAGTGTTCGAGCTGGCCAGCGAACGTATCGGCCCGGTGATGAGCCCGCGCTTTGCCGGCTATGAGCGTTTGCGCCAGGCGCCTGCCGCCGCGTTGTGCAGTGAAGCGTTGCTGCACACCACATCGCGCCCGCAGGCTTGGCCCAGCTGGGCGCAGCAACACGGGATCGCGCCAGGCGCGTTGAAACACGGCCAGGGGTTTGAGCATTTGTATTATTTGCTAGAGGCGGCGGTGGCCGGACTGGGCGTGGCGATTGCGCCGCAGCCGCTGGTCGCCGAGGACGTGCGGGCAGGTCGCCTGGTGGCGCCGTGGGGGTTCAGCGAAACCCCGGCGCACCTGGCGTTGTGGCTGCCCAAGCGCGCCGCGGATGGGCGCGCCGGGCATCTGGCGCAGTGGCTCAAGGCTGAGCTGTTGCGCCAGCCCCTATAG
- the dgoD gene encoding galactonate dehydratase — MKITKLTTFIVPPRWCFLKVETDQGVTGWGEPVVEGRAHTVAAAVEELSDYLIGKDPRNIEDIWTVLYRGGFYRGGAVHMSALAGIDQALWDIKGKALGVSVSDLLGGQVRDKIRVYSWIGGDRPADTARAAQEAVARGFTAVKMNGTEELQFVDSFEKVDLALANVAAVRDAVGPNVGIGVDFHGRVHKPMAKVLMKELDPYKLMFIEEPVLSENYEALKELAPLTSTPIALGERLFSRWDFKRVLSEGYVDIIQPDASHAGGITETRKIANMAEAYDVALALHCPLGPIALAACLQLDAVCYNAFIQEQSLGIHYNESNDLLDYVRDPGVFDYDQGFVKIPNGPGLGIEINEEYVIERAAIGHRWRNPIWRHADGSFAEW, encoded by the coding sequence ATGAAAATCACCAAACTGACGACCTTTATCGTCCCGCCGCGCTGGTGCTTCCTGAAGGTCGAAACCGACCAGGGCGTGACCGGCTGGGGTGAACCCGTGGTGGAAGGCCGCGCCCACACCGTAGCGGCTGCCGTCGAAGAATTGTCCGACTACCTGATCGGCAAAGACCCACGCAATATCGAAGACATCTGGACCGTGCTCTATCGCGGCGGCTTCTACCGTGGCGGTGCCGTGCACATGAGCGCCCTCGCCGGTATCGACCAGGCGTTGTGGGACATCAAGGGCAAGGCCCTCGGTGTGTCGGTCAGCGATCTGCTTGGCGGTCAGGTGCGTGACAAGATCCGCGTGTACTCGTGGATTGGTGGCGACCGCCCGGCCGATACCGCCCGCGCCGCCCAGGAAGCCGTGGCTCGTGGGTTTACCGCGGTGAAAATGAACGGCACCGAAGAATTGCAGTTCGTCGACAGCTTCGAAAAAGTCGACCTGGCCCTGGCCAACGTCGCCGCGGTGCGTGATGCGGTCGGCCCGAACGTCGGCATCGGCGTCGACTTCCATGGCCGCGTGCACAAGCCCATGGCCAAGGTGCTGATGAAAGAGCTGGACCCGTACAAACTGATGTTTATCGAAGAGCCGGTGCTGAGCGAGAACTACGAAGCGCTCAAGGAACTGGCGCCGCTGACCAGCACGCCGATTGCCTTGGGCGAGCGTCTGTTTTCGCGCTGGGACTTCAAGCGCGTGCTCAGCGAAGGCTACGTCGACATCATCCAGCCGGATGCTTCCCACGCCGGCGGCATCACCGAAACCCGCAAGATCGCCAACATGGCCGAAGCCTACGACGTGGCGCTGGCCTTGCACTGCCCGCTGGGCCCGATTGCCCTGGCGGCCTGCCTGCAGCTGGATGCGGTGTGCTACAACGCGTTTATACAGGAGCAAAGCTTGGGCATTCATTACAACGAGAGCAACGATCTGCTCGATTACGTGCGCGACCCGGGCGTGTTCGACTATGACCAGGGCTTTGTGAAGATCCCCAACGGACCGGGCCTGGGTATCGAGATCAACGAGGAATACGTGATCGAGCGCGCGGCCATCGGCCATCGCTGGCGCAACCCGATCTGGCGCCACGCCGACGGCAGCTTTGCCGAGTGGTGA
- a CDS encoding FAD-dependent oxidoreductase yields the protein MAFDLITASDPRHSTLQKGFNLRWPLGNVQGQSSPAGADRIYLCQNVQDIIDAAEDALAQKDGRITVRSGGHCYEGFVSNKMPNSTETLSILDISQLNQVVYDVSGQIASELVPNSPLRYSFRLGAGGQNWDAYVALYKLANKSLPGGSCYSVGLGGHICGGAYGLLSRKDGLVCDWLSGVDMLVPNAQGNGLIPVHVARNSPNLDDLDLFAACCGAGGGQFGIITGYYFDTLPDAPTEVLWLVMEWDWSQLNKLALDKLLTAYQDWFARNQANRNTWGLATKLEMRHQNTGNVTLSVHYVDKDGGLQDRAAFDDFVTTMLTAIGIPAAECLSQSPAIHLPRSNPAGRMISSLSSALAATRQMDWLHCQQTLNGSGANQCGRYKSAYQKGGFTKKVLQAIWDTLTLGDPNGYLTQSLIQIQSFGGQINAASPTVLAQSSVSQRSSYLKWQPQCYWSGKSTATDQAHADWIRGLFCAAFANDGGVPVNNEFEGCYINYPDWDMLFYGGIPGQGLNPQWYKIFFPNLMIESRLRRTKKRWDPQNMFRNEMSVP from the coding sequence ATGGCATTTGATCTCATTACCGCTTCAGACCCCCGTCATTCGACCTTGCAGAAAGGCTTCAACCTGCGCTGGCCGTTGGGCAATGTTCAGGGCCAGTCTTCGCCCGCAGGCGCCGACCGGATCTACCTCTGTCAAAACGTCCAAGACATTATCGACGCCGCCGAAGATGCGCTGGCGCAGAAGGATGGCCGGATAACCGTACGCAGCGGCGGTCACTGCTATGAAGGTTTCGTCTCAAACAAGATGCCCAATAGCACCGAGACGCTGTCGATTCTGGATATCAGCCAACTCAACCAGGTGGTGTACGACGTCAGCGGTCAAATTGCCTCGGAGCTGGTGCCAAACTCACCTCTTCGCTACAGCTTTCGCCTGGGCGCGGGCGGTCAGAACTGGGATGCCTACGTGGCACTGTACAAATTGGCCAACAAAAGCCTGCCCGGTGGTTCGTGTTACTCGGTCGGGCTGGGCGGTCATATTTGCGGAGGCGCCTACGGGTTGCTGTCACGCAAGGATGGCCTGGTGTGTGACTGGCTGAGCGGCGTCGATATGCTGGTACCCAACGCCCAAGGTAACGGTTTGATCCCTGTGCATGTAGCCCGCAACAGCCCCAATCTGGATGACCTGGATCTGTTCGCCGCGTGTTGCGGAGCAGGCGGCGGACAGTTCGGTATTATCACCGGCTATTACTTCGACACTTTGCCCGACGCCCCAACCGAGGTGCTGTGGCTGGTGATGGAGTGGGACTGGTCGCAGTTGAACAAGCTTGCCCTCGACAAGCTGCTGACGGCCTATCAGGATTGGTTTGCCCGCAACCAGGCCAATCGCAACACCTGGGGCCTGGCCACCAAACTGGAGATGCGCCACCAGAACACCGGCAACGTTACCCTGAGCGTCCATTATGTGGACAAGGATGGCGGGCTACAGGACCGGGCAGCCTTTGATGACTTCGTAACAACCATGCTGACCGCAATCGGCATCCCCGCCGCCGAATGCCTCAGCCAGTCACCTGCGATCCACCTGCCACGCAGCAACCCGGCCGGGCGTATGATCAGTTCATTGTCATCAGCCTTGGCGGCCACGCGTCAAATGGATTGGCTGCATTGCCAGCAAACCCTCAACGGTTCGGGGGCAAACCAATGTGGCCGGTATAAGTCGGCTTACCAGAAGGGCGGGTTTACCAAAAAGGTGCTGCAGGCGATCTGGGACACGCTGACGTTGGGTGATCCCAATGGATATCTGACTCAGAGCCTGATCCAGATCCAGTCCTTCGGCGGCCAGATCAATGCGGCCAGCCCGACGGTACTCGCGCAATCATCGGTCTCGCAGCGTTCGTCGTACCTGAAATGGCAGCCGCAATGCTATTGGTCCGGTAAAAGCACCGCTACGGACCAAGCCCACGCGGACTGGATCCGGGGGCTGTTTTGCGCAGCCTTCGCCAATGACGGTGGCGTTCCGGTCAACAATGAGTTTGAGGGCTGCTACATCAACTACCCCGACTGGGATATGTTGTTTTATGGCGGCATTCCAGGCCAGGGGCTCAACCCGCAGTGGTACAAGATCTTCTTCCCTAACCTTATGATCGAAAGCCGCCTGCGGCGTACCAAAAAACGCTGGGACCCGCAGAATATGTTCCGTAACGAAATGTCGGTGCCCTAA
- a CDS encoding DUF1161 domain-containing protein: MKKFLLAVGLLSIAGTALAAGKPCEELKSEIAAKIDAKGASGYSLEVVDKGAAADGDVVGSCEGGTKEIVYKRG, translated from the coding sequence ATGAAGAAGTTCTTGTTGGCAGTAGGTTTGTTGAGCATTGCAGGCACAGCCCTGGCGGCGGGTAAGCCTTGTGAAGAGCTCAAAAGTGAAATCGCAGCGAAAATCGACGCCAAGGGCGCCTCGGGTTATTCGCTGGAGGTGGTGGACAAAGGCGCAGCGGCGGACGGCGACGTGGTCGGCAGCTGCGAAGGCGGCACCAAGGAAATCGTCTACAAGCGCGGTTGA
- the trpB gene encoding tryptophan synthase subunit beta, with the protein MTQSQTDLRNGPDTNGLFGAFGGRYVAETLMPLILELAREYEAAKIDPAFNKELAYFQRDYVGRPSPLYFAERLTEFCGGAKIYLKREELNHTGAHKINNCIGQILLARRMGKKRIIAETGAGMHGVATATVAARFGLQCVIYMGTTDIERQQANVFRMKLLGAQVIPVVAGTGTLKDAMNEALRDWVTNVDDTFYLIGTVAGPHPYPAMVRDFQAVIGKETRDQMQAQEGRLPDSLVACIGGGSNAMGLFHPFLDDKSVEIIGVEAAGHGIETGKHAASLNGGVPGVLHGNRTFLLQDDDGQIIDAHSISAGLDYPGIGPEHAWLHDIGRVQYTSVTDDEALDAFHKCCRLEGIIPALESAHALAEVFKRAPSLPKDHLMVINLSGRGDKDMQTVMHHMEQSAQEKH; encoded by the coding sequence ATGACTCAGTCCCAGACCGATCTACGCAACGGCCCCGACACCAACGGCCTGTTCGGTGCGTTCGGCGGCCGCTACGTCGCTGAAACCCTGATGCCGTTGATCCTCGAGCTGGCCCGCGAATACGAAGCGGCCAAGATCGATCCGGCATTCAATAAGGAATTGGCCTACTTCCAGCGCGATTACGTCGGCCGCCCAAGCCCGCTGTACTTCGCCGAGCGCCTGACCGAGTTCTGCGGCGGTGCCAAGATCTACCTCAAGCGCGAAGAGCTGAACCACACCGGCGCGCACAAGATCAACAACTGTATCGGCCAAATCCTGCTGGCGCGGCGCATGGGCAAGAAACGCATCATCGCCGAGACCGGCGCCGGCATGCACGGTGTGGCCACCGCCACCGTCGCTGCGCGTTTCGGCCTGCAATGCGTGATCTACATGGGCACAACCGACATCGAGCGCCAGCAGGCCAACGTGTTCCGCATGAAGCTGCTGGGCGCGCAAGTGATCCCGGTAGTGGCCGGCACCGGCACCCTTAAGGACGCGATGAACGAAGCCCTGCGTGACTGGGTTACCAACGTCGACGACACCTTCTACCTGATCGGCACCGTGGCCGGCCCACACCCTTACCCGGCGATGGTGCGCGACTTCCAGGCCGTGATCGGCAAGGAAACCCGCGACCAGATGCAAGCCCAGGAGGGCCGCCTGCCCGACAGCCTGGTTGCGTGCATCGGCGGCGGCTCCAATGCTATGGGCTTGTTCCACCCGTTCCTGGATGACAAAAGCGTGGAGATCATCGGCGTTGAAGCCGCCGGCCACGGCATCGAAACCGGCAAGCACGCCGCCAGCCTCAACGGCGGCGTACCGGGCGTACTGCACGGCAATCGCACCTTCCTGTTGCAGGACGATGACGGCCAGATCATCGATGCCCATTCGATTTCCGCCGGCCTCGACTATCCCGGCATCGGCCCGGAACACGCTTGGTTGCATGACATCGGCCGCGTCCAGTACACCTCGGTCACCGACGACGAAGCCCTTGATGCGTTCCACAAATGCTGCCGCCTGGAAGGGATTATTCCTGCACTGGAAAGCGCCCACGCCCTGGCCGAAGTGTTCAAGCGCGCACCGAGCCTGCCCAAGGATCACTTGATGGTGATCAACCTCTCCGGCCGAGGCGACAAAGACATGCAGACCGTCATGCACCATATGGAACAGTCTGCGCAGGAGAAACACTGA
- a CDS encoding DUF883 family protein translates to MANTSLRKASLESMEAEISSLLKSLESLKDDASDESRKTLKALKSNAENALKHSRHLISDAYEESKVKLRETSVATRDYAQEHPWTTAGVAVGALGLLAAYLLCKRGD, encoded by the coding sequence ATGGCCAACACTTCTTTACGCAAAGCGTCACTGGAAAGCATGGAAGCCGAGATTTCGAGCCTGCTCAAGTCCCTTGAGAGCCTCAAGGACGATGCGTCCGACGAGTCGCGCAAGACGCTGAAGGCCTTGAAAAGTAATGCCGAGAATGCCCTCAAGCACTCCCGCCATCTGATCAGCGATGCCTACGAAGAAAGCAAAGTCAAACTTCGTGAAACCAGTGTTGCAACACGCGACTACGCACAAGAGCACCCATGGACTACAGCCGGTGTGGCTGTAGGCGCACTGGGGCTGCTGGCGGCTTACCTGCTGTGCAAACGCGGTGACTGA
- the trpA gene encoding tryptophan synthase subunit alpha, which yields MSRLQTRFAQLKEQNRAALVTFVTAGDPGYDTSLAILKGLPAAGADVIELGMPFTDPMADGPAIQLANIRALEAKQNLAKTLQMVREFRKDNNDTPLVLMGYFNPIHKYGVPQFIADAKEAGVDGLIVVDMPPEHNGELCDPAQAAGIDFIRLTTPTTDDVRLPTVLNGSSGFVYYVSVAGVTGAGAATLEHVEEAVTRLRRHTDLPISIGFGIRTPEQAAAIARLADGVVVGSALIDHIASASSDQQAIDGVLSHCAALSEGVRNARR from the coding sequence ATGAGCCGCCTGCAAACCCGCTTCGCGCAGCTTAAAGAACAAAACCGCGCCGCTCTGGTGACCTTCGTCACCGCCGGCGACCCTGGCTATGACACCTCATTGGCAATCCTCAAAGGCTTGCCGGCCGCCGGCGCCGATGTGATCGAGCTCGGCATGCCCTTTACCGATCCAATGGCCGACGGCCCGGCGATTCAGCTGGCCAACATCCGCGCACTGGAGGCCAAGCAGAACCTGGCGAAAACCCTGCAGATGGTTCGCGAGTTCCGCAAGGACAACAACGACACCCCGCTGGTGCTGATGGGCTACTTCAACCCGATCCACAAATACGGCGTGCCGCAGTTCATCGCCGACGCCAAGGAGGCCGGCGTCGACGGCCTGATCGTGGTCGACATGCCGCCCGAGCATAACGGCGAACTGTGCGACCCGGCCCAAGCCGCCGGCATCGACTTTATCCGCCTGACCACGCCGACGACCGATGATGTGCGCCTGCCGACCGTGCTCAACGGCAGCTCCGGCTTTGTGTATTACGTGTCTGTAGCGGGCGTGACCGGTGCCGGCGCGGCCACCCTGGAACACGTCGAAGAGGCCGTGACCCGCCTGCGTCGCCATACCGACCTGCCGATCAGCATCGGCTTCGGTATCCGCACACCGGAGCAAGCCGCCGCGATCGCGCGTTTGGCTGATGGCGTGGTGGTGGGTTCCGCGCTGATCGATCACATCGCCAGCGCCAGCAGCGACCAGCAGGCGATCGATGGCGTATTGAGCCATTGCGCGGCGCTGTCGGAAGGCGTGCGTAACGCTCGTCGGTAA
- a CDS encoding DUF1161 domain-containing protein yields MKRFALAVICGVLATSAVAAPKDCEELRKEIEVNIQAKAIPSYTLEIITAEEAKNHDSAMIVGSCENGTKRIIYQKNND; encoded by the coding sequence ATGAAACGTTTTGCTTTGGCGGTCATCTGCGGTGTATTGGCCACGTCGGCCGTGGCCGCTCCAAAAGACTGCGAAGAGCTTCGCAAGGAAATTGAAGTCAACATCCAGGCCAAGGCGATTCCTTCCTACACCCTGGAAATCATCACCGCCGAAGAAGCCAAGAACCACGACAGCGCGATGATTGTCGGCTCGTGCGAAAACGGTACCAAGCGCATCATCTACCAGAAAAACAACGACTGA
- a CDS encoding LLM class flavin-dependent oxidoreductase gives MKSLSDVKFSTLDLVPVRANGSAAQSLRNSLDLAQHVEKFGYHRFWVAEHHNMDGIASSATSVLLGYLAGGTSTIRVGSGGVMLPNHAPLVIAEQFGTLESLYPGRIDLGLGRAPGSDQMTARALRRERSGSADDFPEDVAELMAYLGPRTPDQRVIAVPGTGTNVPVWLLGSSLFSAQLAGERGLPYAFASHFAPRLMHEAIRVYRNHFKPSAVLDKPYVMLGIPLVAADTDEQADYLATSVYQRILALMRGQSLVQRPPVASMDGLWLPHEKDAVGSFLGLAMVGGPAKIRAKLEVLIEQTGADELIFTSDLYEHADRIHSYELLAQVMKG, from the coding sequence ATGAAATCGCTGTCCGACGTAAAATTCTCGACCCTTGACCTCGTTCCCGTGCGCGCCAACGGCAGCGCGGCGCAATCGCTGCGCAATTCCCTGGACCTGGCCCAGCATGTGGAAAAATTCGGCTATCACCGTTTCTGGGTGGCTGAACACCACAACATGGACGGCATCGCCAGCTCGGCCACCTCAGTGCTGCTGGGTTACCTGGCCGGTGGCACCTCGACGATCCGCGTCGGTTCCGGCGGCGTGATGCTGCCCAACCACGCGCCGCTGGTGATCGCCGAACAATTCGGCACCCTGGAAAGCCTCTACCCCGGCCGCATCGACCTGGGCCTGGGCCGCGCGCCCGGTTCCGACCAGATGACCGCCCGCGCCCTGCGCCGTGAGCGCTCAGGCAGTGCCGACGACTTCCCGGAAGACGTTGCCGAGCTGATGGCGTACCTGGGCCCACGCACGCCTGATCAACGGGTCATTGCGGTTCCCGGCACCGGCACCAACGTGCCCGTCTGGCTGCTGGGCTCCAGCTTGTTCAGCGCCCAGCTGGCAGGTGAACGCGGCTTGCCTTACGCCTTCGCCTCGCATTTCGCACCCCGCTTGATGCATGAGGCGATTCGCGTCTACCGCAACCACTTCAAGCCTTCAGCCGTGCTGGACAAGCCCTACGTCATGCTCGGCATTCCGTTGGTGGCGGCGGACACCGACGAGCAGGCCGACTACCTGGCCACCTCGGTGTACCAACGCATCCTCGCGCTGATGCGCGGCCAGAGCCTGGTGCAGCGCCCACCGGTGGCCAGCATGGATGGCCTGTGGCTGCCCCATGAAAAAGACGCGGTCGGCAGTTTCCTCGGCCTGGCCATGGTCGGCGGCCCGGCGAAGATTCGCGCCAAGCTGGAAGTACTGATCGAGCAGACAGGCGCAGACGAGCTGATTTTCACCAGCGACCTGTACGAACATGCTGACCGGATTCATTCCTACGAGCTACTGGCGCAGGTGATGAAGGGCTGA